A single window of Nicotiana sylvestris chromosome 5, ASM39365v2, whole genome shotgun sequence DNA harbors:
- the LOC138869589 gene encoding uncharacterized protein, which translates to MGDQGSMAYKELSVSPDVRLSEGFKVPKFNLYDGRGDPVAYLRVFCSKMRSVGEKDDLLMAYFGESLTGAALEWHNRQDVGKWPTMGDMDQDFVRYFQYKYGVTPDRSYLSRMEKKSEESFREFGLRWREKVSQVSTPIGEKEVVELFLQAQAPTYFTHLIPTLGKPFNDVLKMGEMVEEGIKSDAADTSQGPSPVCNETHMVGMIYIEKEYENSSEFLGGPRAMKLSALSEVDPKNEQA; encoded by the exons atgggagaccagggtagcatggcttacaaggaactgtctgtgtcccctgacgttcgcctttctgagggatttaaagtgccaaaatttaacttgtatgatgggcgtggGGATCCGGTAGCCTATTTGAGGGTcttttgcagtaaaatgagaagtgttggcgagaaagatgatttgttgatggcgtattttggtgagagcttgactggggcagctttggaatggcataatcgtcaagatgttggtaagtggcctacaatGGGTGACATggatcaagattttgttcgatactttcaatacaaatacggtgttaccccagaccgctcttacctatctagaatggaaaagaagtcggaggaaagctttagggagtttgggcttaGATGGAGGGAGAAAGTTTCTCAAGTcagtaccccgattggtgaaaaagaagtggttgagcttttcctacaagcccaggcaCCAACCTACTTCACTCATTTGATCCCGACCTTGggtaagcctttcaatgatgtgttaaaaatgggggagatggtagaagagggaatcaagtcag atgcagcagacactagccaagggccatcgcctgtgtgtaatgagacgcatatggtagGTATGATTTAtattgaaaaggaatatgagaattcttctgagttCCTTGGAGGTCCACGCGCTAtgaagctttcagcgctatcagaggttgatcctaaaAACGAGCAGGCatag